Below is a window of Longimicrobium sp. DNA.
GAGCCGCAAGCGTGGCCGGCTGGTGCTCGTCGGCGTGACGGGGCTCAACCTGCGCCGCGACGACTTCTACCGGAAGGAGCTCACCTTCGCGGTGTCGTGCAGCTACGGCCCGGGGCGCTACGACCCCGACTACGAGGAGGCCGGGCACGACTACCCGCTCCCCTTCGTGCGGTGGACGGAGCAGCGGAACTTCGAGGCGGTGCTGGAGCTGATGGCCGGCGGCCAGCTGGACCCGCTGGCCCTGGTCACCCACCGCTTCGATTTCGGCGACGCCCCCGCGGCGTACGAGGTGATCTCGGGGAAGGAGCCCAGCCTGGGCGTGGTGCTCACCTACCCGGACCGCGGCGGCGTGCTTCCCACGACCGAGGCGCGCGTGCTGACCAACCGCCCCGCCTCGGCAAAGGCCGGGCAGGGGGTGGTGGGAATGATCGGCGCCGGCAACTTCGCCCTGCGCACGCTCCTTCCCGCGCTGGGCGAGACGGGGGCGCGGCTTCACACCATCGCCTCCAGCGGCGGCACCAGCGGCGCCGTGGTGGGCGACAAGTTCGGCTTCGAGCGGGTGACGACGGACGTGGACGCCGTGATCGAGAACCCGGAGATCGACACCGTCTTCGTCCTCACCCGCCACGACACGCACGCCCGGCTGACGGAGCGCGCGCTGGCCGCGGGAAAGCACGTCTTCGTCGAAAAGCCGCTGGCCCTCACCGATGAGGAGCTGGATTCGGTCGAGGCCGCGGCGCAGTCGTCGGGGCGGCTGGTGACGGTGGGCTTCAACCGCCGCTTCGCCCCGCTGGCGGGCGAGATGCAGGCGCTGCTGCGCGGGCGCGCGGGGCCGGTGTCGGTGGTGGCCACGGTGAACGCGGGCGCCATCCCCCGCGACCACTGGACGCAGGACCCGGCCGTGGGCGGCGGGCGCATCACCGGCGAGGGGTGCCACTTCATCGACCTGTGCCGGTTCCTGGTGGGCGCGCCCATCCGCGGACTGCAGGTGACGCCGGCGCGCGACGGGGCGGGGCGGGCCATCGACGACATCGCCCACCTCTCGCTTTCCTTCGCGGACGGCTCCACGGCGGCGGTGCACTACCTGGCGTCGGGCGCGCGCTCGTATCCCAAGGAGCGCATCGAGTGCTTCTGGGATGGAAAGACGGCGGCCATCGACAACTGGCG
It encodes the following:
- a CDS encoding bi-domain-containing oxidoreductase, with amino-acid sequence LVSAGTERMLVEFGRANLLEKARKQPDKVRQVLDKVRTDGLAPTLDAVRAKLDAPIPLGYCHAGVVVEAGARAGGFKAGDRVVTNGPHAEYVRVPHTLAARIPGNVGWEAAAFTPLAAIGLQGIRLAAPTLGETVVVYGLGLIGLLTVQLLRANGCRVIGIDRDPSRLALAERFGATPLDGTAGAVAERVLAATNGVGADAVLLTLASDSDDPVHQAAEMSRKRGRLVLVGVTGLNLRRDDFYRKELTFAVSCSYGPGRYDPDYEEAGHDYPLPFVRWTEQRNFEAVLELMAGGQLDPLALVTHRFDFGDAPAAYEVISGKEPSLGVVLTYPDRGGVLPTTEARVLTNRPASAKAGQGVVGMIGAGNFALRTLLPALGETGARLHTIASSGGTSGAVVGDKFGFERVTTDVDAVIENPEIDTVFVLTRHDTHARLTERALAAGKHVFVEKPLALTDEELDSVEAAAQSSGRLVTVGFNRRFAPLAGEMQALLRGRAGPVSVVATVNAGAIPRDHWTQDPAVGGGRITGEGCHFIDLCRFLVGAPIRGLQVTPARDGAGRAIDDIAHLSLSFADGSTAAVHYLASGARSYPKERIECFWDGKTAAIDNWRRLRRFGVAGPWWERSRSMDKGHAAELRLWMEAVRSGGAPPIPLDELWEVSRWSIRAGALARDAG